The genomic region TACAACCTGATGAACTGGTGGAAACGCCTCTGCTTGCCCGCCGCGTACCACAACGATGACCTTGGGGACGTCGCGTCCGCGTTTCCTCTGGCTCCCAGCGGAGGCGGTGCGTCTCAGCCAGGGATTGACGCTGAGATTCCCACCGGCGCTCCCAGACTCGGTTGCAATCAAGCACGCCTTCGATCGGACTGAGCACCTCCGGATTTGATGATTTTCACGCCGGATTCAGGTTCAAATATCTTGCTTGCGGTATCGTGGGCAACGACTCCCCTTGGCAATTTCGATCATACGCGTCGTCTCGGCCAGATTGAAAGCCGCAGGGGCAAACAGCAGAATTCTCTTGGGTATCATTTCATCCTAATCGGCGATTGCTTCGGTGTCTTCGCTGGTGGCGTCTCGATAAAGGATCTTCTTGTCAATGCCATCGAGCGGCCGGTTCGGTGTCATTGAATCCCCCTGGAACAGGCCTTCCGTTGCGCCCGCGGCGCAACGAGAGTGAGGAATCGCCCCGAGGCCGCTGGGGATGTTATCGTTAGCCTAGTTTGAAATGCGGCGAGTTCCAGATGGACCTGGTGGGTGTAGCGGCGGAAAAGACGCGCGATGTCCGCAGCGAGGGGCGCCACGGCGACGTTGGGCCGGTAGATGTTGTCACCTCCGATGATCTCGCGGATCGCAGCGCGGGACCGGCCACTGCGGCAAGTGCAGAATGCAGGAACATTGTCGGGAATGCCCGACAAGTGCTCGATCATGGACATCCCCACCGAGCTTCTGGTGCGGTAGGAAATCACCATCGCCCGGAAGGTTTTGCGCCGACGTACAAGATCCCGGCCGACGCGTTACCGGTCTCGCTCCCGATCATCGGGAGCACGACGCAATTTCAGCTCCACTCCCGAAACGTGCTCTCAGGGCGATTACATCTTGGGGATGGTTACGTGAAAGAGGGCCTGCTCTCCGTTCACCACGACCTTCACCGTATAAGTTCCTGACGCCATGGAAACATTGTTCCCATAGTGCCAGTCGGCTGGGCCCTCCTTGACCCCGTACATCACAGCGATCGGGACGGTCTGGCTCGTCTTGGTGGCCTCGTTCGTGACCGTGATCTGGCACATCGCATCGGTTACGACCTTTCCCGTGGCGAGGCTGGTCACGTGAACCTCGAGATGCCGGGTATCCGTGGCCATCGGGCTCGTTTGGCCAGCCATGGCGTCCCCTGGCATCACCATGGCACCGCCCACCATGATCTCACCGGCCGTGGGGTGCATTTTGGCGGCATCGGCCTTGGAATACATGGTCTCCATCGGACCGATCTGTAGCGTCAGGCGATAGTGCATGGTCCTCCCAGTTTGCGTGATAGGCGTTTCACCCATGGCGGCAATGCCCTTCGCAGGTGCCAGGGGAAGGAACAACAACACAACGAGACTGCCAGCCCACCATCGTGCCATTTCCGCATCACCTCCTGTGGATTGCGAACCGAAACGCTGGCAGTGTTTGGGTCCCCGACCTTACAAACTTTCGCGCGCTTTTCCTTTAGCATAAACTGATAGTATAAACTGACTAGTCAGTTTGTCAATCAAACGAGGTTATTAGGGTGCGTCCTTGGCGCGGCGGCTCGTGCGTCTGCCGTGGCTCAACACAAGTAAGGGAGAGGCTGAGGTGCGCCCACACATACCGCTGGACGCCGGGTCGCCCCGGATCCGGGTCCAACGAGCGCAATGCGCGGCGAGTCGGGCGGGCAGCACTCGGTACTCGTGGTGCCACAGGCCCCCTTCCCCCCGCCCGCGCGCCATCGCGGCGATAGGGGGGGAGTCTGGTTTCGAACCACGCGGATATCTCGGCTATGCGTTACCGCCGAGGCGTTCGTAGAGCCAAGCGAAGAGCCAGAAACCGACGAACGCGTCGACGAAACCGTAGATCAAGCCGACGACGCTACCGAGCACACTCACGTGATAGCCGAGGTACACGCTTTCGATCACCTTCAAGAAGGGTCCAGCGAAACCCGTCGGAACCGAAATCAGAGTGAGGACGAACAGCGCTGCCCCCCACAAGATTCCACCGGCCAAGCCGAATCTGGTCGCGTTGAGCGTCATTGTTCACACCTCCCATACCTGTTCCGTTGATCATACTGAGAACCTCTCAAAAACAGCGAAAGAACAGCGTCGCAACCATCGCCCATTCCTGTGCATCGGTCGAGCTTTGATACCATTCGATTCCCGCTCTGCGTCTCCAGACCAGATCGAATATCATCGCAGCCGCAAGCGAGCACTCGCAACGCCACCGGAGGGAAGTGTGCCGGTCCTAGGGAGGTCCCACAGTCATGAGGAGTGGGTAGTATGATCCGGCCTCGCTCATGGTGGATATGTGCGCATCGACGCTGCTGGCAGCGGGAATCCTGAGCGTTGCGGCCGGCTGCGGCGCGTCCGGCTGCACCATCGCCAGATCTTCTAGCGTGCCGTTGACTACGATGGCTGCCGCCGCGGGCCCGCCGTTGGCGTGGACAATAAGCGCCACGACGCGGGGATCAGGTCCGGGATTGGTCAACCGCACGTCGAACGAGTAGACCACGCCGTAGTTCCCCTGGAGTGGCGCCCCGTTCATCTCGTCCCGGAGCAGGTCCTGATCCGCGCCAAGCCACAATTGCGCGACCGGACCGGCCACCGTGTATGAGAGATTCCGTTGCACCAGCGGCGCCCCGAACACACCGCGTTGGTGCTGGGTATCCATCGGCAAGACGCGGCTGAACACCGGTGGCTCACCGATCCGCGGGAACTGCGCCTCCAATTGTACTTGAACCCCGCTGCCACGGAGCACCGCAATTTGCGCGAGGCCACTCGCCACCTGATCGGGCGGTACTTTGGTGGCCAGGATCGGGACAAACCCGGCCGGTGGTACGTTGACCACGATGCCCGCACGCGCCTGGTACTGCTCCAGGAACCCCCGTGCGGCGAAATGGCCGGCGAACAGTTCGTCAGCGGCCGGTCCGCCCGTCGCCCCGAAGATGCACACTTGCACGGGGTCCGGCGAGGTGTTGGTGAGCCCCAACGACAGCCACATGTCGCGGGTGGCCTTGGCGTTCTGGTGATGGTACAGGATGCGGGCTGCGCGTCCCCCTCGGATGATGCCCGAGTAGAGGATCCCGTCGGTGTCGACGGTTTCCGGGCTGTCGCTCACGAAGAGCTGCTGTGCGTCGTGCCAGGGTACCGTGACATTCACGAGCGTGACCGAGACGACCCACACGATGGTGCCGGTCCCCGGTGTCATCACCGCCAAATCGGCCCGGACGTGCATAGATCGCCCGGACGGGAGGGCGGTGAGCGTGGGCCGGGTTGCCGCGAGCGCGATCTCCGCGTCCTGCAGTTCGGGGAAGGCGCTGTGTGCGGCGATCCGAATTGCCCGACGCAGGACGCTGATCGGTGCGGGATCTCCGCTTACCTCAATCTGAAGCGGCGTGCTGAGCGACACGACGGCAGGGCCGGCCCGCGACGGAAGCGGCAGAACCGCCATCACGCCGATGACACAGCTGACCATGACGCAGTGTCGTCCCAGTATGTACACACCCCCCGAACTCCGATGTCGGGTTGCAGGCTGTCTACCCAAGCCCCACGCCCTCGCGTGGCGGCGCGCTACACTGCTGCGTCCTCCATGTTGCAGCACTCGTCGCGATCGGCCAGAATGAGACCATCGGGACGGCGGCCGCCAGTGCAGACAGCGAGGCTTCCGTTCCATCGAACACGACCCCCAAGTACCGACCGATCGCCCGTGCGGCTCGCGGATGACGGCGTTCGTAGTCTCGAAGTTCGGCCACCGCCTCTTCGCGAGTGAGAAATCGCTGGGCCGGAACGTAGCGATCGTGCCCGATTTCGACCAACAGAGCCGGGGTCTTCCTGATGTTGCGATACCAATCGCTCTGGCGGCCCCATGCGGATGCCACGACGCATGCCTTGGTCGCACGATCATACCGAACGACCTCGACGACGGTGCGGCGGATCCGACCGGTCTTGCGGCCACGATGCGTCAGCAGGACGAGCCGATGGCCGAGGAGCCAGCCGAGGCCGACGCGGTACAGCACGGTAGGCGCCCGGAACAGGAGTCTGAGCACGCCTCGCGGTCGCGACAGACGCGCGGCGGCGTTCGTCTGATCACCGCCTACGCAAGCAGGCATGGCCCTTCCTGACCGGGTGTCGGATGGGCGGTCGCGCAGATGGTGGCAAGGAGCCACGGGGCGATGTTGCAACGGCGTCGGCCCATGGGGGAACTCAGACGGGGCCTGGTCCCAAATCTCATGTTCGCTGGAGCCAGTGCATCGCGGCCTGAACGCCGCAGGCATGCGAGACGTGTTCGCATCGGGCCTGGGCTCCTTGCCTCGCGCCCGCAGCGGCGAGGGCGGTGACTCTCCTCACTGAATACTCGTCTCGCAGTGCATGAGGCTCTCCACCAGCGCGAACCCATCGCCTCGCCCGCCATCACCAGGTCAAAAAGCGACTGTCTGAATTGCTCGTCGGTCTGCATTGGGCGCCCATTGATCGTTTGCTCGACCGCGTGCATGGCATCCGCGAACCCGGTCACGTAGGCGAGGCGTTCATTGGGACTCGAGAACGTCCCCCAGAGACTGTCCGCACCTAGTGTCCTGAATCAGAGATCCGCTAACATGGTCTGATGAGATTCGCCAACATTATCAGCACCTCGGGGCTCAGAATTATGAAAGCAACTTTTGACTCAGGACACTAGGGCCAGCCGAACCATTGCTCTCCTCTCCCCGGCGGGATGTCGTACCAGCGAGTCGAGCCAACCGATTGAAATGTGCCCGAGACTTCGCTTATAGTATAAACTGACTGGTCAGTTTTGCAAGTAGGGAGACGCTGGAGGTGGGATGGTGCCCCGCATATCCTTGAGTGTGCGTACCGAACGCCGGCAACAGATCCTGGACGCGGCTTGGCGATGCGCGAGCCACAAGGGGTTTCGCGCGATGTCGGTCGATGAGATTTGTGCCGAGGCGGGGTTGAGTAAGGGCGCGTTCTATGGGTACTTCGAGAGCAAACAGGCGTTGCTGTTGGCGCTCCTCGCCGACGATGCGGAGGCGCTGGATCGCATCGTCGAGCGGCTCGAATCGGACTCCCTCTCGAGTGTTGACCGGCTTCGGCAATTCGTCCGTGCCATGCTGGGGCGCGGGGACGATCCCGCGCGCGTGCAAGTCCGAGCCGACCTGTGGGCAGAGATGCTCACGGACAAGGCCGTGCGCGAGCGGTTCACCGCAACGGTCCGACATCGTCGCATGCTCCTGCGCGCATGGGTTGAGCGAGCCATCGCCGACGGCGAGTTGGTCGAGATCCCCGCGAACGCGTTCGCCGCCGTGCTCCTGGCGCTCAGTGACGGTCTGATCCTGCACGGTGGGCTGGACCCATCAGGGTTCCGTTGGACGAATATCCGGAAGGCCGTCGACGTGCTCCTGGAGCGGCTCTCGGGACATGCTTGACGATCGCGCCGCATCGGCCCGGTGGGGGATCGGCTCCTTCCTCATCCCGGATCGTCCGGTCCTCCGTGCCTATGAGTGGCTGCGTGGCGCCCCGACGGGCCTCATCGCCCTGGCGGTGGCGATCGGGGCGGGCGCCGGGCTGGGCGCGATCGCGTTCCGCGTTCTCATCGTTGCGTTCACCCGGGTCTTCAGCGGGACGACCGACTACAGCGCCGTTGGTCCCGCGGCGCACCCTTGGATCCCGCAACTCGGTCCGTGGTTTGTCGTGCTCGCCGCCGTGGTCGGGGGGCTCATCTACGGCCCGCTGATCGAGCTGTTTGCGCGAGAAGCGCGGGGGCACGGTGTACCGGAGGTGATGCTCGCCGTTGCTGAGCGCGGAGGACGTATCCGTCCGCGCGTCGCCGTGATCAAGTCGCTCGCGTCCGCGCTGTGCATCGGGTCCGGCGGATCGGTGGGCCGCGAAGGCCCGATCGTACAGATCGGCTCGGCCCTGGGGTCCACGCTCGGGCAATTGGTGCGCACGTCAGAATCCCGGTTGCGACTGCTGGTGGCCTGTGGCGCTGCAGGTGGTATCTCCGCCACGTTCAACGCGCCCATTGCCGGGGTGTTCTTCAGCTTGGAGCTCATCCTGCGAGACTTCGAAGTCGAGTCGTTCGGCGCGGTGGTCGTGGCCTCCGTGGTCGCCGACATCATTGGCCGGGCCGCGTTTGGCTCGCATCCGTTCCTGGTACTCCCCGCGTTCAAGCTCAGTTCTCCGTGGGAGTATCTGGTCTACACCGGGCTCGGGGTCCTGGCGGCAGTCGTCGGCGTGGCGTTCATTCGCGTGCTGTACGGGACGGAAGATCTCTGCGACCGCCTGTGGCGCGGCCCCGGATGGCTCCGCCCAGGAGTGGGCGGCCTCGCACTCGGGCTGCTGCTGGTCGTGTTGCCGCAGATGTACGGGGTCGGGTACCCGGTGCTGGAGCGCGCGATCCGCGGGGAGTACGTGTTGGGGTTTCTCGCGCTGCTGCTGATCGGCAAGATCGTGGCGACCAGTCTCACCATCGGCATCGGCGGCTCCGGGGGCGTGTTCGCGCCGTCGCTGTTCATGGGGGCCATGCTCGGCACCGCGTACGGCGACCTGATGCATCAAGTCCTTCCCAGGATCGCCGGGCCGGCCGGGGCGTACGGCCTCATTGGGATGGGCGCGGTGTTTGCCGGCGCCGCCCAGGCGCCGATCACGGCCATCATCATGATCTTCGAACTCACCGGCGATTACCAGATCATCCTCCCGCTGATGTTCGCCGTGGTGCTCGCGACCGGCGTGAGCCGGGTCCTCACGAACGAGAGCATCTACACGCTGAAGCTGCGCCGTCGGGGGATCGACATCCGACGCGGGCGGGCGGCCAACCTCATGGAGGTGCTGACGGTGGGGAGCGCCATGCGGCCGGTGCCCGCCGCGTTGTCGGAGCAGATGGCGCTCGGCGAGGTGATCGCGCGGTTCACCGACGACGGCTGGGATGCGCTGCCGGTCGTCGATGCGGCGGGCGCGCTCCGCGGGACCGTGACGTTCCGGCAGGTCGAGCAGGCGATGCGCGACAATGCCCTCGATGCCGTCGCCGGTGAGCTCGCCCAGGACACACCGGCACTCACGCCTGACCAGACGCTCGAGCAAGCGCTGCAAGTCACGTTGCGTCACGGCGACAATGGGCTGCC from bacterium harbors:
- a CDS encoding TetR/AcrR family transcriptional regulator is translated as MVPRISLSVRTERRQQILDAAWRCASHKGFRAMSVDEICAEAGLSKGAFYGYFESKQALLLALLADDAEALDRIVERLESDSLSSVDRLRQFVRAMLGRGDDPARVQVRADLWAEMLTDKAVRERFTATVRHRRMLLRAWVERAIADGELVEIPANAFAAVLLALSDGLILHGGLDPSGFRWTNIRKAVDVLLERLSGHA
- a CDS encoding bacteriophage holin, yielding MTLNATRFGLAGGILWGAALFVLTLISVPTGFAGPFLKVIESVYLGYHVSVLGSVVGLIYGFVDAFVGFWLFAWLYERLGGNA
- a CDS encoding chloride channel protein translates to MLDDRAASARWGIGSFLIPDRPVLRAYEWLRGAPTGLIALAVAIGAGAGLGAIAFRVLIVAFTRVFSGTTDYSAVGPAAHPWIPQLGPWFVVLAAVVGGLIYGPLIELFAREARGHGVPEVMLAVAERGGRIRPRVAVIKSLASALCIGSGGSVGREGPIVQIGSALGSTLGQLVRTSESRLRLLVACGAAGGISATFNAPIAGVFFSLELILRDFEVESFGAVVVASVVADIIGRAAFGSHPFLVLPAFKLSSPWEYLVYTGLGVLAAVVGVAFIRVLYGTEDLCDRLWRGPGWLRPGVGGLALGLLLVVLPQMYGVGYPVLERAIRGEYVLGFLALLLIGKIVATSLTIGIGGSGGVFAPSLFMGAMLGTAYGDLMHQVLPRIAGPAGAYGLIGMGAVFAGAAQAPITAIIMIFELTGDYQIILPLMFAVVLATGVSRVLTNESIYTLKLRRRGIDIRRGRAANLMEVLTVGSAMRPVPAALSEQMALGEVIARFTDDGWDALPVVDAAGALRGTVTFRQVEQAMRDNALDAVAGELAQDTPALTPDQTLEQALQVTLRHGDNGLPVLDRDSHRLIGWLTHRDILSAYHARLERTIAEARRTDEAVKAGAPEAVRDPAGELSTSLRDYRIVDLELRGAEVIAGRRIADVPWPPSSLVLAVRRGGSSFVPDGQTELRRGDRLSILLPARQAEDLDALIGTLAEAPGRVEGHHRTEASRRDSAAVDRWPPATTAGTVVLEPVITPGSRVAGRMLRDVNLGPGVLVIAIHRGGKVIVPRGDAYLLVGDRIAIVARSDRAQEVLERFR
- a CDS encoding nitroreductase family deazaflavin-dependent oxidoreductase produces the protein MPACVGGDQTNAAARLSRPRGVLRLLFRAPTVLYRVGLGWLLGHRLVLLTHRGRKTGRIRRTVVEVVRYDRATKACVVASAWGRQSDWYRNIRKTPALLVEIGHDRYVPAQRFLTREEAVAELRDYERRHPRAARAIGRYLGVVFDGTEASLSALAAAVPMVSFWPIATSAATWRTQQCSAPPREGVGLG